AATCAAtactatctaaaaaaaaaataataatttaataatagattttaaaatactacttattttgaatatataaataaaaatatacctcTAATGATAGTATTTCTTGGTGCAAATACATGCCACCATCTTGtgtttaaattagaaaatccatttgttgaatttttttgattacaaCGAGAACAACCTTCACAAGGAAgtgtatatttcaatattacatcacaatatttatttaaattttctttataaccattaaatatataagttgcatatctatataatattaaataatatgtaaacataatgcagatataaattttaaaatattaaaaaaaaatatttatacttttttaaaggTCCCCAATACCAATATTTTGTAGCTAAAGCATTTGCATCTTTCCATGCACCCCATTCTACTGCTCCCATAGCATAAATTGGCTTTACTGGTTCTTCAGAATtatcctttaattttaaaatcaaatttaaatttaatgacaaatttaaaaataaattatgtttatataaaagaaatatacttcAATAggtttaatttcaatcatatccatcattttagatttttcatttataattgccATTGTTGCCTCtatcatttgttttatatcaGAAAGATCATCATATTTATGATACAAagattttgcaattttgtttgtttgtccCAATGGCAAAATACCAATAGGGCATTGTTTAACTGATTTAAGATTCAAATCATATTTCCTTACTAATCCAGTTAAAACATCAGATAATGTACCATCTCCTCCTGCAACTATGATAGCATCAGTAGGTGTatctaaattcattataattttccgAGCATCATTTTGTGATTCTGTTTGTATAATAGTTACAGCAATTCCAGCTAAATGCAAAAGTGGTtcacaataattttgaaataattttttagctttcctataaataataataatatttaatatcaattaatcaataaacaaaatttttataatattaatttaatttatatcaaataatcagACCCTTTTTTAGCAGctggatttaaaataatagttacaTGACGAGGTTTTATATTTGTTGGAAGTGGAAGATCACCATATTGTGAAATACTTTCACAATATTGTCTCATTAATTGATCAgtcctaaaaattatattacttttaatattatcaatttattaatagttaacttatttatcataaaatcaatatatatatatatatatatatatatatatatatatatattataaatatttcaattaaaaataattcaattttttaaagtaatatcttactcatatatttctttactaTATGAAATTCCATACGTTAAAGCTGCACCTCCTATAAgagattttttccaattatttcgtatagttcggaaaaaatttaatattttagccattttttaattttttatttttaataacataaccTTCCTAAATCTATAgctgatatattttacatattcatttaatgttttaattataaattttttaaaaacatacatCTATTATAAGAAGTTAATgtagatgaaatttttattctttgcattatgtttttatctgaaaggtaaatatttatttatttaataatttcaataaaaatttatcaaaaaactaataaaagtattttatattattcatattttaaaaaattttaattttatgaaaatttaatctttctttaattatttttttcaattccttttttaccgaataaattatacgaaacaAATTGACTGAAGGATTATTTTCATACTCACATGTTTTGAATAGtttatacgattccatttaaattacaatacataaatattagaaaatattttttgttttaattaaaatattcaattttaaataataaattcatttgtgatattgataaatattattttatataataattaaattttatattttttattataaatatgaaaaaaagatataaaaaatgttatgtaGTTGCTCCATCTAGattcttcaatataaatacgattttatttctaaatttgtcaaatattaTCACATTAATCACTTTTTCATGATTAAAAACTAATTGTTCATAAAACAGTTTTTTATGTGGTATAATTATGTTTCTCTATGCATCatcattataaaacaaaaagatttcaaaaaaagatcgataaaacaattatgaattctttctttttgtcaaTTATCTTCTTAAACAAAAGACAGTAGAAAAGAAGTTACGCCAATTGCGTATTTGTAGTATAACATAAAGAATAGTAAAAACTCTTAAACTTATTTTCTAGTTTCACTATATTGTCACCCATACTATATACAGTCCTGAACAAAGTTCGATTTTCATTTGTCGTTTTGGGCAATAGTTTTCCGACAGCAGCCATTTTGTGTCTTAAGACATCATCCGAACTGAAAGTGTTAAGGTGGACAGCATTGCTGTGAGCTAACAATAAGACACTTTCATAAGTATCAGCCATTTTATcagttaatttcatttacaaagGAATTAACGgacaataaatttatgtaacacGTAAATGtgcgaattttttattcgtatatttaagtatacgtaaaaataatatgtttttacgGATGACAGGTcagtgtaataattattttgattctgTCACTTGTCGATGGTTATGTATAGTTACTGTATTTTGTAAAacgtattaaattcataagattacatattcattattttataaatgttgcgtattttctgtatttttaaattgtattaaaaaaataatattttataaaatttataataataaataattaattaagcatttcaaaataaaaattatagcaattgaatatttatatattatatttttagttttatattttctaattttatgttCACATTTTGTAAcattgcatttatatataatattaaaaattaatagaataatttataaaatatataaaatatagaatatatgtatatatttaaataatttaataatttatttatatttaaatcattgttctctttttcttaatatcattttttttatttagaaattgattttttttaaatttaagtgtcatatagaatataactatataatgcaaattaaaaatatagaatgaagttcttctatatttattgtagattttttttaaatcaatattaaaataatctctaaGTATAcatgcatttttttctttcttgaatatttttaaccttaattttcaaaataacaatatattttgaaaatattgaaaatcttataaatctaatacaataaaatttattgaatgttttgaaaagataaaagaattattaataaatattaataattattcaataattgtaattaaatatttaataattacatttaacttaattaattaattatataatttaattaataattagtttatataattttgtttgattaactttacattatattaagtaagtatttataaatttatttaatatatttataaattaataattataaattatttaatatatatattattgttaaatattttgaaattttgaaattttataaagattattgtcaatttagaaataaaataatttttacatataaatgtatatatatatatatatatatatatatgtatatgtatgtatatatataataattttttaaaatcatgttatacatacaaaatacagaataattttattttatatttttaatttattatatttttatgtttttaattttttgttatatatatgacAGATTATAATCATTccatataatcataatattcatataaatttacattacagATAAAgtcaaattgtaatataaatattgatagatGAAAAGTAcaagtgaaatatttattatatagaaaattgtagattgatgatattaaaaaatggattCTAAAAGTTATCATAAGGTGTATAAAGAAGTTGATGATATTGAATTGTCTACATCCAACAGCAAAGCAGATGAATTAATACAAGAACTTGTTGAACCGTTGGTTGATAATGAATgtgatattgttaataaaaaaaatatatttgaagaaaatgagaataaaaattctcagtTAGATacatcattttctatttttaattctacaaTATCATCAGAGGCAACTACCT
The DNA window shown above is from Apis cerana isolate GH-2021 linkage group LG4, AcerK_1.0, whole genome shotgun sequence and carries:
- the LOC108003642 gene encoding acylglycerol kinase, mitochondrial, translated to MAKILNFFRTIRNNWKKSLIGGAALTYGISYSKEIYETDQLMRQYCESISQYGDLPLPTNIKPRHVTIILNPAAKKGKAKKLFQNYCEPLLHLAGIAVTIIQTESQNDARKIIMNLDTPTDAIIVAGGDGTLSDVLTGLVRKYDLNLKSVKQCPIGILPLGQTNKIAKSLYHKYDDLSDIKQMIEATMAIINEKSKMMDMIEIKPIEDNSEEPVKPIYAMGAVEWGAWKDANALATKYWYWGPLKKYATYIFNGYKENLNKYCDVILKYTLPCEGCSRCNQKNSTNGFSNLNTRWWHVFAPRNTIIRDSIDFSKIINEKCDILHELPISTCELHIETSNIDKSQDESPSSLKVKMGPKDIDYFSFVSEGWKKEQNNKSLCEQVIEAKKIELTPQTVNKHYTLYIDNEEYELKAVEIKLFSQAVKVFCSQFKS